In the genome of Betaproteobacteria bacterium, the window TGTTGCTGGCGAACACTCTGCAATGGCTCACGGGAGAGCCCCAGGCACTGGTTCGCTCGCCCGGCTTGGTGGAAGTTCCCGCACCTGGGGGCCGGGTATTGGGATTGGATGGAAAAGAAATTCCCGTTCGCGCCATGGCGAACGGCATCGCCTTCGAATCGCCGGGCGCCGGGTTTTATACGGTGGTGACGGCCGATCGCGTGCTGCGCGTTGCCGTCAATGCATTCAGCGGCGAGATGATCTCGGTTAACCGGTCGCATTTCGCGCCGCATACGGAGGACTCCCAACAGCCGGCGCCGCGAACCCGTGCCGAACCTTGGGTGCTACTGCTTTTCGTTGCGCTGGCGTTGCTCAGCGCCGAGTGGATGACCTATCACCGAAGGATTACTGTCTAGCTAATGACGGTACGCTTCGAAGCCGCGTGGGCGGCCGTATTTCTGATTCTGTTGCCGGCGCTGTGGTACACAAGCGCTCGCAGCCGGACCAACCTGAGTGCCAAGCACCGCTACGTAGCCGCCTGGCTACGCAGCCTCGCGGTGACAGCGGTGGTCATCGCGCTGGCACAACCCGTGTGGGTAGCCACGACGCGCGAGGTGTCCGTCGTCTACGCCTTGGATGTTTCGCGCAGCATCGCCCTTGACTTCGTGGGTACAGCGTTAAATTGGATGCAGTCCGCCTCGGGCCGGGCGGCGACCGCGCGCTACGTGGCCTTCGCCGGCAGGCCAAAACTGCTAGGCAACCTCGATGCCCTACGCGATGTGGGCGTTACGGACGAGCGCGACGCGGACGATTTGATTTATCAGGGCGCGACCAATATCGAGTTGGCGTTGCAGGAATCGTTGCTGGGTTTTGACGCCCGCCAGCTAAAGCGCCTGGTATTGCTCAGTGACGGCAACCAAACCGGCGGCGACGTTTGGAGTGCGGTACCACGCTTGAAAGAGGCCGGTGTGCGCGTCTTCACCATTCCGGCGAAACCGCGGGCTCGCAAAGACGTGTGGGTGGAATCCTTGCAGGCGCCCGATACCTTGCGCCGCGACGAACCCGGCAGCGTGAGCGTGCGCGTAGTGGCGCAACAGCCCACCGGTGCTCTTGTGTCCATAGAGGCCGGCAATGTAATTCTTGCTTCCCGGGCAGTTGCCTTGCGTGTGGGAATCAATAGCGTGAATATGCCTGTGCGCCTTGGCCGCTCCGGCAGCGTGTCATTGACGGCCTCGGTAAAAGCCCAGGACGATGAGATCGCCGCGAACAACCGCGCACAACAAAGCGTGTGGGTGGGGCCGCGCGCCAAGATTCTTTACGTGGAAGGCCAGCCCAATGCCAGCCAGTATTTGCGCGATGCTCTCGTGAACCAAGGCATTGAAGTGGATACGCGGGCCGCGGAAGATCTGCCTGCGGACGTGGCGAGCCTGGACCGCTACGATGCGGTAATGCTGTCCGACATCCCCATTGCGCATTTGAGCGAAGAGAAAATGTCGGCGGTGAATACTTACGTGCGAGAACGCGGCGGCGGTCTCTTGTTCGCCGCGGGTGAATCCACCTACGGCGAGAAGGGCTTCGCGGGCACGCCGCTGGAACGCGCGCTGCCGGTGGATTTCAAGGCACAGGAAAAGCGCAAAGACCTAGCCTTGGCCGTGGTGGTGGATCGTTCCTACAGCATGAAAGGCCGCAATATCGAGTTGGCCAAGGCCGCCACCATCGCCGCCCTGGAGATGCTGGAAGAGCAGCACCGCTTCACCGTCATCACGTTCGATTCCCAGCCCTACGAAACCGTGCCCTTGCAATACGTGCGTAGCCGCAAGAAGGCAGAGGACCTCATCAGCCGCATTCAGGCGAGCGGGCAGACCAATATCTATCCCGCGCTTCAAATCACCTACCGCGTGTTGGCCAAGTCCGGCGCCAAATCCAAGCACGTAATCCTGCTCTCCGACGGCGATACCGCGCCAGCGGATTTCGAGCGCTTGCTCAACCGTATGAACAAGGAACAGATCACCGTGTCCACCGTTGCCTTGGGTCTGGGGGCGGATAAGGAGTTGATGGGCAATATCGCCAAGTGGGGCAAGGGGCGCGCGTACCACGCGCAAACAGCGCAGATGGTGCCCCAGATCTTTGTCGAGGACACGCAAAACGCCGTGCGCGCCAACTTGGTGGAGGAGCCCGTCCGCGTGTTGGTCAAGCGGCGCATCGAGGCTCTGCGTGGCATCGACTTCAAGGACGCGCCTGCGTTGAAGGGGTTCGCCAGCACACAAGCCAAACCGCTATCGGAAGTGTTGCTTACGTCCGAATCGGGCGCCCCCATACTCGCGCGCTGGCATCACGGATTGGGCAAGACGGTGGCTTTTACCTCGGATGTGAAGAACCGCTGGGCGGCGGATTGGATCAATTGGAACGGTTACGGAAAGTTCTGGGGCCAGCTCGTGCGCGAGACCATGCGCCGCGAGCTGAACGAAGAACTGCGCTTCGCCGTGCGGCGGGAAGGCGATGAGGCCATCGTGGAAGTGCATGCCGCGAATCCCGATGGTACTTTTCGCGACCAACTCGCGCCACGAATCCGGGTCCACACGCCCGAAGGCGCAAGCAGCGTCGCCGCCATGCGCCAGATCGCGCCCGGTTTTTACCAACTGAAGATGCCTGTGGCCACCTCCACGGCCGCGCCTTTCCGTTTCGAATTAATGGTCGGCGGAGGCATCAGCGCCCAGTGGGCGGGGGCCACCGGCGCGAGGAGTTTGTACTACCCGTTCTCGGACGAATTGCGTTCGCTGCCCCCCAACACCGAATTGCTGCGTGCCATCGCGCGGGAAACCGGCGGAAAGTACGCGCCAACGATGGACGAGATCTTCGCGGATTACGGCGAGGTGGGGCAGATCGAGAAACCTCTATGGCGCTGGTTCGCTCTAGTGGCTTTGGTCTTCTATCTTCTGGATTTGTCAGTGCGCCGCGC includes:
- a CDS encoding VWA domain-containing protein, which produces MTVRFEAAWAAVFLILLPALWYTSARSRTNLSAKHRYVAAWLRSLAVTAVVIALAQPVWVATTREVSVVYALDVSRSIALDFVGTALNWMQSASGRAATARYVAFAGRPKLLGNLDALRDVGVTDERDADDLIYQGATNIELALQESLLGFDARQLKRLVLLSDGNQTGGDVWSAVPRLKEAGVRVFTIPAKPRARKDVWVESLQAPDTLRRDEPGSVSVRVVAQQPTGALVSIEAGNVILASRAVALRVGINSVNMPVRLGRSGSVSLTASVKAQDDEIAANNRAQQSVWVGPRAKILYVEGQPNASQYLRDALVNQGIEVDTRAAEDLPADVASLDRYDAVMLSDIPIAHLSEEKMSAVNTYVRERGGGLLFAAGESTYGEKGFAGTPLERALPVDFKAQEKRKDLALAVVVDRSYSMKGRNIELAKAATIAALEMLEEQHRFTVITFDSQPYETVPLQYVRSRKKAEDLISRIQASGQTNIYPALQITYRVLAKSGAKSKHVILLSDGDTAPADFERLLNRMNKEQITVSTVALGLGADKELMGNIAKWGKGRAYHAQTAQMVPQIFVEDTQNAVRANLVEEPVRVLVKRRIEALRGIDFKDAPALKGFASTQAKPLSEVLLTSESGAPILARWHHGLGKTVAFTSDVKNRWAADWINWNGYGKFWGQLVRETMRRELNEELRFAVRREGDEAIVEVHAANPDGTFRDQLAPRIRVHTPEGASSVAAMRQIAPGFYQLKMPVATSTAAPFRFELMVGGGISAQWAGATGARSLYYPFSDELRSLPPNTELLRAIARETGGKYAPTMDEIFADYGEVGQIEKPLWRWFALVALVFYLLDLSVRRAPIVRRWLDT